A genomic region of Eucalyptus grandis isolate ANBG69807.140 chromosome 5, ASM1654582v1, whole genome shotgun sequence contains the following coding sequences:
- the LOC120286269 gene encoding uncharacterized protein LOC120286269 isoform X1 yields MSARPCVTPLSKDFRFVLSREGGSSGGEELVTAGGLVEAKWAVEGETWKCLRRNILVSQDSGDGVVIVQRTQNCIYNEWKGFSWWTLDLQAFLSDPCRNKNPHLQEQ; encoded by the exons ATGTCGGCCCGACCCTGCGTTACGCCGCTGTCCAAAGACTTCCGGTTCGTGCTCTCTCGTGAGGGCGGTTCGTCGGGAGGAGAGGAGCTCGTGACCGCGGGTGGTCTCGTGGAGGCGAAATGGGCCGTCGAAGGGGAGACGTGGAAATGCTTGAGGCGGAATATCTTGGTCTCGCAGGACTCCGGCGATGGGGTGGTGATCGTACAAAGGACTCAAAAT TGCATATACAATGAGTGGAAGGGATTTTCCTGGTGGACTTTGGATCTACAGGCTTTCTTATCAGATCCTTGCAGGAACAAAAATCCTCATCTCCAAGAACAGTAA
- the LOC120286269 gene encoding uncharacterized protein LOC120286269 isoform X2: MSARPCVTPLSKDFRFVLSREGGSSGGEELVTAGGLVEAKWAVEGETWKCLRRNILVSQDSGDGVVIVQRTQNCKQVMSCVANFSGWMFCLLFRYHKTAEGEVN; this comes from the exons ATGTCGGCCCGACCCTGCGTTACGCCGCTGTCCAAAGACTTCCGGTTCGTGCTCTCTCGTGAGGGCGGTTCGTCGGGAGGAGAGGAGCTCGTGACCGCGGGTGGTCTCGTGGAGGCGAAATGGGCCGTCGAAGGGGAGACGTGGAAATGCTTGAGGCGGAATATCTTGGTCTCGCAGGACTCCGGCGATGGGGTGGTGATCGTACAAAGGACTCAAAAT TGTAAGCAAGTCATGTCTTGTGTTGCCAACTTCAGCGGGTGGATGTTTTGTCTTCTCTTTCGATACCACAAGACTGCGGAAGGGGAAGTGAATTGA